The genomic stretch GTTTTCTACATTATATTTGCCAGCAGGTTGATAAGGAACAGTAATCTGTCATACTTCAGAAGAGTCCACTGGTCCAAATGGGAATCAGAACCGCAGACGATGCCAataagatgaaaaaaacaaaaactcagcaAATGGCTATATGGTTCAAATAAACTACACCTAttttatgattatttatttccatatttGCGATTATTTTGTTTATGGATATAACATGGAAGTGAGATGGGGCAGAATTGCAGCTCGTGGTCGGCATGGATCGGTGAAGTGCGGAACTGACCAGGAGCCTTTCATTCTTACCAAGAAAGAGAACAATAAGGACTATGATCATGGTGAGAAAAACTTTGTTCCAGAATTTCGCCATCCAGCTCCAAATTCTCAGCTGGAAAATACTCTTCCATCTGTAAAAGGGGAAAAGAGAAACACAAGATTTATGTATATTACTGCATTTTATGGGTAAAATTTGTTTATTAATGAGACAATATGTCAAGCTGCAGCTGTGGCACAAGACAAATTGTCCCAGTGGGATGATTAGGGGTACCTTATGATTTAGAAATAACACATTTTGCTCAATCCTAGTTGCAGCAGACAGACTTTAATTCTAAAATCTAATCACCGAATGACCGTGGCCCAGCAAGGTCGGGATCTGCTACCTATAGCTCTTTAGGGCCTCCATGGTGGCTCTAAATAAATGCCAAACAttgagcagtgtttttacattcAAAATGATAACTAAAGACCAATATCAACCAATATCATCTAAATAACATTTCCAGACCAGAATGGGATTGACGATACAATGAATTAGGCTATTATTGGTCTGCAAAGCAGGcgattttcctttatttcccacAAATACGGAATCAAGATGGCAGCCCTACCACTGAAAACAAAGAATATATACCACATTTTTTGCTGCTAGTTTTATTACGCAATGAGCTAAGGCTTCACTTTATCAGTGTAAAttaaaactaacttaaaaataGTAAATTATTATATCAAAGTGTCTCATCTTAGggtaaaaagtttcctctttataaTATTTTGACAGTATATTGTCCtgaacatatattcagcatcgcaagctattctcttcatggaagcccaacgagtgcattaacaaaataaaatcccgaTTCTCAacaaaattcttaaaaaaattgtaaattcaaatgaatcgattaaatcgagttatcgcccagccctagctgAAGCAAAAGTTAGTTTGTCACCGTCTTCACTGCTTCAACTCTACATAACTGGGGGAATTTTGATAAACTGCACACAAACAGCTGGTTTCTGTACATTTATGTGTCACGTAAACAACCAATATGAGGAGAAAATTTAGCAACGACAGTAGCTGGATACCGGAAACCTCTCGCAGCACAACAGCTAGAAATCCTACATCATCCAGTTTTACTGGAAGCTGCACCCTCAagcaaaatgtttaaagcagCACACAATACCATCTTGCCGCTGTTGCCTTATTATGCTCTCGCtttgggatttattttttacttcagGGTcgattttgaggctttttttagAGGCCTGTAGAGTTGACCAGCTAATCAAGTGCAGGACAACTATGGACACAGCTTTAGCACCTTCGCTTTAGCAATTTGGagtttcttttcttatttttccccCATCAGTTTGTGTTTGGGTTCATTAACTAATGTTGTTTAGCAGTGACTTTGGTTTTGAGTTTGAATCCAGATTGCTTTAGCTCATTTTTTATcattgtagtgttttttttcttatttagacTAAGGTGATTTAAATAAAGAGCTATTTGTTGTACACTATCCTGCTGTTGTCTCTTTGGAAGCCGGACCTACCCGTTTCATTTTAATAGGGAAATACTAGGCTAACTTTGTCAATGCTTTAGGTTTAGGCTTAGTCTACCAGTGGCCCTTGCCCTTACATGTCTGCATGCTGTTATAACAGCATCAAATATTTGTTAAGGAGACACATATAACAAGCCTTTGTGCAGAAGCCAGTTCTGCTTTGGGTTAATGATCGTCAGAAGTAGAttttgtaaaattatttttaacagggatgcttttcttttgtaGATATTGGCATGATTTACTTCAATACGTCATGTAACGCTAAactaacatgaaaaaaatatatttcattaaTTCATTCACAACACTTCTTTGTGATGAGCAAACCGGAAGCAGTTTTGGGAATGGCGCTTTTCTTTTTGCCTTGTTGCTGCTCCCCGACttttttaaattggattttAGGTTGTGATGGTGTTTCAGTGCGGCAGATTGTGTGGTGTCAATACAATTGCTAAACATTGTGATGATTATGGTTGCAATAAATCCACATTTCCTCTGACTGCTGTCTTTCTCATTTTGATGCTTTTAATCATTCCTATTACCTTCTCTAATTACCAGCACCAGCATCTGAGCGAGCTGTGTCATTTTCTACTCGTCTAACTTTATTAGCCTTTAAAGAGAACCCAGTTTTGTGTACTTCTGATGCTGCTTCTGCAGCAGTCCTGAGCCAGTGCGTCGCCACAGTGCATGTGTGTCATGTGTGTGCAGCAACATACATAATTTAATTTACCCCACCCCTACCTTCTGGCCGAGATGAAAGGTAAGCAGAGGATGAGAATGACGCCAATCTCTGCATAAAGGAAGAGCGCCACAGCAGTCCACTGTAGAGTCATCTTTCTTTTCTGCAAATGACCAGACACAAGAAATCACAAGAACCAGCTTCACAGATTAAAAAGAAACCATCGCATTCTTAACTCAGAGAAAGACATAAGCTAAAGCCTCACAGAACGAGCTGCTTAGCTAGTTTTGCACAAGAATTACACCCTAACTCCCCCCTGTATACAGTTCACAAAACTTAAACTTGGGAGTTGCTTCTGTTTTGTCAGCTGTAAATAAGAAAACTGAGGTTTATATGAAAATAATAGTGACATCTAAAACGTTTGAAATTAGCTTGCATTCGCGAAGAAACCACGTTTTCACGCCTCATAAATCCAACATCTCGTGTGCGTAACTGCTTAAGCTAGTGCTGCCGTCAACGTGGATATTACGCCATAAAATGGAATTTAAAGTAGCTGTAAAGATAagttttatttcactttgtaaAACTACGAAACTCACCGATAAATCCCCAAAATGCTAACCGGATGGGAGGTTCTTCAGAGTAAAGTTTTTGTCTTCCTGCTTTACCTCTTCCTGTTTCTTCCTCAAAGGGACAGATACGCTGCTTAGTGAAAACGATAcgtcagcgcgtccgccatattgtgaGTGGCAGGTTTGCGTTGGAACTTCAACACAGGCTTAGAAACGGGAGCGTTCTCTATAAAAGCAGACACCAACAGTTAATATCAACTAATTTTAACAAACCCCTTTTTACAACAGATAGAGTAATTTAGTGCAACTGATTATGATCCataaggaaaaaaatgtataccgTCAGTGCATCAGAAATCCAAATCTTACACTGATCCTTAATTTACCTCTGaaaatatagcacttttctaagacagatggatggacagacagttTCAAAATAAATCCCACATTTATATTCAGTGCCATTTCTCCAAGACTTGATTCAGCAGAGCGAAACATTATTTTTCTAGAATCTataaaattactgtaaaagaCCGTTAAACGATAATGGAAAACAATAATATAAGACATTTATAAAAGCCTGGGAAAAATACCAAAGCAAAGAAgacaataaaagacaaaacattaaaattttatttggcttaaacaaacaaagaaataaacatgaaatattaaaatgagaAACATTTATGAACGCTCATGTTCCAAGATCCTCAACTGTCCCGTATGTGTTCTGTAGGTAATCTATTACAGACGAGGTACTGGACAGAGAATTGAACACCTTTCTCTCGGGCTGGGAGCTGACCCTCTCCAGCATGTAGATAAGATGATGATGGAAGCATGTGAACGGAGTGCCCTGCTCGATGGAAATGTCCACCCAGTCCCATATGCACTGCAACGGAGTATCCTCATATCCCGCAAACATGGCGGGGTTGGCCAGCAGCCCCCGAGCGGCCATCACACCTGAACAGCGCGGTCCAAACAAGCAAAGTATAAGCATTTAAAAGACATTTGCAGACACTCGTGAATGTATGACAGCCGGTCGAGCACACGTACCATCCACACCAGTAAGCTGGTGAGTCGACTCCACGTCACGGAGGTACTTTATGTCTCCATTGGCGATCACAGGAACAGATACACTCTCCTTGATTGTCTTTATGGCATCATAGTGGACTGGCTGGTGGCGTTCCTCCGATGTACGGCCATGGACTGTTATCCAGGAGACACCGGCTGATTCGGCTTTCTGACACAGATCCACCGTCCTCCTCAAGTCCTTGTGGATCCTGTGGATGGAAGTAGTTTCTTTAGAACAACACAGGGAGCCAAACCGCTACTTCTAATTAAGGCAAAACTGCTCAGACACCTTGAACCTTTCACAACCACATGTGGGCGGACAGTGAAATATTGTTGACAAAAATCTCaccaaattaatatttattttgtacaacCTCTTTTGCCTTAATTACAGCGGCGCGTCTTTTGAGCTACGTCTCTTTTAGCTTTGCACgtttaaagatttaaatgttcttcaactcctctttgcaaaatagctcaaggtCAGTCAGACTGCAACATACATTTTCAAGTCCTTCCTCAGATTCTTACTTTGAtgtgggtctggactttgattaggccatttCTATacgtgagtattttttttttcttatgt from Fundulus heteroclitus isolate FHET01 chromosome 18, MU-UCD_Fhet_4.1, whole genome shotgun sequence encodes the following:
- the LOC105936485 gene encoding tRNA-dihydrouridine(20a/20b) synthase [NAD(P)+]-like isoform X1 translates to MKTGSSSSSSSSSIMDMFEQGKVLKVCAPMVRYSKLAFRSLVRKYNCDICFTPMIVATDFLRSVKARDSEFTTNARDRPLIVQFAAHDAQTLADAACAVAPFSDGVDLNCGCPQRWAMSAGYGACLINKPELVKDMVRHVRNQVDNPNYTASIKIRIHKDLRRTVDLCQKAESAGVSWITVHGRTSEERHQPVHYDAIKTIKESVSVPVIANGDIKYLRDVESTHQLTGVDGVMAARGLLANPAMFAGYEDTPLQCIWDWVDISIEQGTPFTCFHHHLIYMLERVSSQPERKVFNSLSSTSSVIDYLQNTYGTVEDLGT